The Branchiostoma floridae strain S238N-H82 chromosome 1, Bfl_VNyyK, whole genome shotgun sequence sequence CTATTTCAACATTGCTGCTTTCAATTTGGGGACTGGTTTGGGCAGAGATCCAAGAAGGGACAGTTCACACTATTTGTGTCTATTTGGCGCCATGGGAACCGCAGGACCAGGAAATCAGTAATAGTGCGTCTTGCTGCACTAATCACCTAACTCACCTAACTATTCCCTTTACATTAATCAGTGTCAGATATTCAGAGGTCAAAGAAACAATGTTACAGCATCCAGATGATACATGGCGCAGTCGGAGGAGGTTTGGGGAGATTATAAGTCCTAGAATGGACCGGATAACACAAAAGTTTCATAAATCTAAAAGCGATGGCACCACTTAATAATGAATCAATTGTTGCAGGTATACGTAACTCCACTGTTGTTGTTCCAATCTACGTACAGTATCCAACGTTAGTGTGTAATCAGGGATGTAATTACCCACTATGCATCAGCGAACAAGATGGTAAGGGTCACACCCCCTCTGAGTTCTGTTCAGATATCTGGGTACAATAGGACAAGGAGAGGATCTTCGGAAAGACTCTGGCCAAGTATTTCTGGGGGATGCTGGATGCTCCGTTTCAACGGTTATACACTAAGTATTGTGGCACATGTATTGTACCCTTGGCCAGAATGTATATCAATAGTAATGCAGTCAGTCATATCAGTCATCTGAGAACCTACAATAACGTTTACATTGAGCTATATTACCGTTCCTTTCAGGTGGGAACTAGAGAAAGATGTACACAACGATGATGACCTCACTACCTCCTGTATCCATGGGTGTCCTTGTGGTCTGCCTGCTACTGGTATTTCAAACAGCACAGTCCTGTCCTGGCCCGTGCAGATGTGAGGGGCACAAAGTATACTGCAATTCCGTCGGACTCACTACTGTGCGCTCAGGAATTCCTCACGATACCAGGATTCTCGACTTAAGGAATAACGTAATTACCAGTCTTGGTGACGAATCCTTAGAGAACTTAACCTCACTTGTATCACTAGATCTCAGTCAAAACAAGTTAACCGAGTTCCCCAGAGAGGCACTGAAATGGATGTCCACCCTTTCACGTCTCCACCTTGACGGTAATGCCATTGGAACCATTCCGCCCAATGCATTCTCCGCACAGCGCAACCTTCGAGAACTGACGCTGGGTTCAAACCGGCTGACAGAGGTTCCTGTTGACGCACTGACGTCGCTGTCCAAGTTGAGGCGCCTAGCCCTGAACGAAAATGGCATTATGTCCATCCCAAACAACGCGTTTAGAACACTGTCCTACCTGAGACTCCTTGTCCTGTGGAATAACTGTCTGGGGGACATACGACCGCATGGTTTTCAGGGGCTTTCACGGGTTTCTACTATTGATCTGTCTCGCGCATGTCTGACAAAGGTTCCGTCAGAAGCCTTGAAATACGTTCCACGTCTGACCAGCCTCCACTTAGCCCACAATGAGATCACGTCATTGTCAGACGACGCTTTCCCCAACGTCCCAAAGCTCAGAGGGCTGACATTGAACCACAACAGGATCGGCAGCATCAGCACGCACGCGTTTCGCGGGCTGGGTCGACTGGAGTTTCTGAATCTACAAGAGAACAACCTAACCAGAGTGCCCGACGCCTTCAAGCACCTACCCAGCCTAACCACTCTGATGTTGAACCGGAACGCTATCCGGACTCTTTATCCGTGGGACTTCAGGGCCCTGCAGAGGCTCACAAACCTGTATTTGGCCTTTAACGGTTTTACGACGGTCACGCCTGAAGTGTTTTCGGAGTTAGCGAGCCTGGAGACGCTGGACGTTAGTGGATTTTTTAACTGCGACTGTCGCCTACGGGGTTTCAAAGAATGGATTGAGACCACCATGGTGAAAGTGGAGCAGGACCTTTCTTGCCTGTCCCCACCACCCCTGCAGGGACGACAACTGCGCTGGATTTCCAGGAGTTCATTGTCGTGTGGAGTACCAGACACTGGCCCTCCCCCGATGCCTCTGCACTGCCCGGTGTACTGTTTATGCGAAGACCGCCAAGTCTCCTGTAACAACGCGCAGCTTACAGGTGTGCCCAGTGATATCCCAGACGGAGCGATTAGTTTGCAACTGTCCAGAAACCTGATAACTACAGTCAACAGCGACATGCTACTCCGACTAACGGACCTGCAGGACCTTGAACTGAACAATAACCAGCTAGATGCTGTCCCGGTTAAATCCTTACACCACCTTAGTCAACTGTTATCCCTGGGCTTGTCAAGTAACCGATTGACAGATGTACCCGAACGTTCGTTTCTGGGATGTCCCAACTTGTTACGGCTGGACCTGTCGCGCAACAACCTATCCTCCGTCCCGAGTGAGGCCCTTGTTCCTCTATGGCAGCTGCACACTTTAGACATAAGCAACAACATCATCGAGACGCTCGGCAGGGAGGCCTTGTCAGGACTTGCTCGCTTGCAAGTTTTGGTACTTAACGGTAACTGCTTCCGAAACTTGGAGGAGGACGTTCTGTTACACGTGCCAAACCTTCGCCGCCTGCACCTGGAACGCACCTGTCTGCGGTCTGTGCCATCAGCCGGCTTGTCAGGTCTGAACCGTCTCCAGCAGCTAGATCTGTCCGGTAACCAGCTCACATCTGTCCCGCCGGGAGCGTTCAAAGGCATGCCCGAACTCAGAGGCCTCGATCTAAGCGAGAACGCAATTTCTTCCATCGACTCTGCAGCTTTTCATAACCTCCCCCGCCTGAACACGATAACATTGAATCAGAACAACCTCAGGTTCGTGCCTCGGGAGGCCTTGGCTACCCTGACGACATTAGCAGCCGTCGATCTCAGCAGGAATAAGCTGCGGGAGCTGGACAGCCGGGACTTCTCGGGCATCAGGGGGGACCTGACCCTCGGGCTCAGCTACAACAGGATTGAGACAGTGGACGCAGAGGTGTTATCAAGTATTGCATCTTTGAGGTGAGCACATCTCTAGCAATTCAATTATTCATGAGAAATCCACATTTTCTTTGCTTCCGCCTGTTTTGTTTCAGCCTCCCCAGTATGACCAAATTTTGCAGCAAGGGATTCGATGTCGCAAAATAACCTATTTGTTCGTAATCATTCTAGTTGTCCCGATGTCATGGTCTTATTAGAATTATGACTTTCAATTATTCACAATTTTTGCCTTATATAACCACAGAATACTTGTTTCCATTTGCTCAGACAAGTCTACCTCCAGGGAAACCCGTGGGCGTGCAACTGCCAGTTACGTGGACTGAGAGAGTGGATGGACGACAGCGACACTCTACCTAGTTCAATAGGTAAGACCACACTGGAGTACAGATGCACTTTGAAATGTAGGATACAGGAGGATGTTTTCGGAAGAGACGTCCTATATCTTATAAGTTGTGATGGACATTCCATCCTTATACTTAAACCTAAGCTTATACTTATGCCAAACGTCCGGAGACCAATTGTTTGTAACACTTAGAACTTCTTTTTTTCAAGGATCTGCTGTTGAGAGAGATGTGACATGCGACAGCCCTCCAAACCTATCAGGACAGGCAGTGATTGACGTCTCTGCAGACGATCTGGTGTGCCCGGAAAATGGAAAGCCACCTCCTTTTGAGACCTACGATGACAGCAATGGCAAGGACCAAGAAGGTAACCCGGACGAGTGTCCTAAACAGTGCCACTGCAGACAGTCGGAAATCAGCTGCAGAAACAAGGCGATCACGGCGGTTCCTCACAACA is a genomic window containing:
- the LOC118429513 gene encoding slit homolog 1 protein-like, which encodes MYTTMMTSLPPVSMGVLVVCLLLVFQTAQSCPGPCRCEGHKVYCNSVGLTTVRSGIPHDTRILDLRNNVITSLGDESLENLTSLVSLDLSQNKLTEFPREALKWMSTLSRLHLDGNAIGTIPPNAFSAQRNLRELTLGSNRLTEVPVDALTSLSKLRRLALNENGIMSIPNNAFRTLSYLRLLVLWNNCLGDIRPHGFQGLSRVSTIDLSRACLTKVPSEALKYVPRLTSLHLAHNEITSLSDDAFPNVPKLRGLTLNHNRIGSISTHAFRGLGRLEFLNLQENNLTRVPDAFKHLPSLTTLMLNRNAIRTLYPWDFRALQRLTNLYLAFNGFTTVTPEVFSELASLETLDVSGFFNCDCRLRGFKEWIETTMVKVEQDLSCLSPPPLQGRQLRWISRSSLSCGVPDTGPPPMPLHCPVYCLCEDRQVSCNNAQLTGVPSDIPDGAISLQLSRNLITTVNSDMLLRLTDLQDLELNNNQLDAVPVKSLHHLSQLLSLGLSSNRLTDVPERSFLGCPNLLRLDLSRNNLSSVPSEALVPLWQLHTLDISNNIIETLGREALSGLARLQVLVLNGNCFRNLEEDVLLHVPNLRRLHLERTCLRSVPSAGLSGLNRLQQLDLSGNQLTSVPPGAFKGMPELRGLDLSENAISSIDSAAFHNLPRLNTITLNQNNLRFVPREALATLTTLAAVDLSRNKLRELDSRDFSGIRGDLTLGLSYNRIETVDAEVLSSIASLRQVYLQGNPWACNCQLRGLREWMDDSDTLPSSIGSAVERDVTCDSPPNLSGQAVIDVSADDLVCPENGKPPPFETYDDSNGKDQEGNPDECPKQCHCRQSEISCRNKAITAVPHNIPKSTTFLDLGENKIDNIQLLHFFKLQNLRTLVLRDNRLSDFPLEALESLRSLQKLNMENNDIHSIPPDAFTSLLQLRELSLDAHNPESFSLGQLEPLKQLRKLVINGQGLPEIPARAFYGLSRLRTLVLRLSCATVIDGRAFDDLDNLRKLDISGTCIADVSEFVKTLAQATALESLILAENGIKRIPRAPFLPMINLRFLDLSRNGVEKIDAEAFRGISRLLSLTMDDNLLKSVPSEAFHHLPSLRVLSLRNNSIKVVRNEDLVPLMKLSELHLDSNHIRSLGRKVFNELEDLSSVSISNNPFECDCGLKHVRGSLEEYTFGIGLEVEDMICAGPDFLRGKKIRTLLEEDFVCGSDEQNKRAQILLEAEKTGNICPDKCECRETEVNCRARSLTEFPDKLPRTVTELILSTNHITDIPQHAVSGLDRLQYLRLNNNRLTSAPSDALKGLPSLKRLDLSGNNINGFADDAFRDLGNLTSLLLAENNLTEVPHSALKPLSRLQELFLGTNNIRKLTKSPFPYLKNLRFLSLSGNCMKMVEHDAFNRLHNLLSLDLSSTSLKHVPSNALSHLGQLRTLDLSQNDIRYVHGGAFRGLERLRVLYIAKNRIGAIHNRAFEGLVHLTAISLFDNKLRRIPGALQSLPLLSQVTISRNKLRQIRGIDVPRLAGMATLSLRENRIDSIDPSVFSTISFLSHIDLDSNPWRCDCHLRGLREWLEDHVDTINPRLQPTCAGPTNLQDKQLTDILPEDFTCSNQDGFLYFYRYLTTRETQDDQPAALMRAAPDGKKEKYTREDLYAFHRRMQRIMERLANIRKYLKKRGKMAKSITTGTIR